The nucleotide sequence CTACCGCGCGAAGGACAAGGTTTACTACTGGCTCGGATGGACCATGACCCATGCCAGCGATACCGCGGGCGGCCGCGTGTGGCTCGATCAGGTCATGAACGAGTACCCGCGCAGCAAATACGCCTCGATGGCCCAGAAGCTCCTCGCCGACGAAGCGAAGCAGGACGCGAAGAAGCCGAAGACGGAATAGGTCAGAACAACCGGTCGTGCGCCGTCTTCGTGATCGCGGCGAGGCCGGGATACGCCGCGACAAGCTCCGGCGGCACCTCCGGCACGACCCCCTGGATGAGATGCTTGAGCTGGAGCGCGTTCGCGAGCGCCTGCCCGCGGAAGTGATTGTTCGCGATCGCGTAGACGGCGTGCGCGGACCGGCTCATGCCGCGTGCCGTCTCCGCGAGCGGCCCGAGCTCGCTCTCGGCGTAGAGGTAGTCGTAACGCGCGTCGCGGCCCGCGTCCTCGGCAAACCAGTTCGCCGCGTTCCGTCCGTGCAGGCGCAGGTACCCGACTTCCGAGGTCACGCGGGGCCGCGGGGGTGCCGTGCTCGACATCCGCGGCTGATCGACGACGCACCATCCGGCGCCGAGGCGGTGAATCCACGCGGCGGCGGCATCGTCGTCCCACGAGACATGGCGCGTCTCGACGACGACCGGCCAGCCGGACGCGGCGTCGACGAGGCGGCCGACCCTCCCGCGATTGGTTTCCGTCCAGTGGAAGGACTGCGGGAACTGGACGAGCAGCGCACCGAGGAGACCCGACGCGCGCAGCGGGGCCAATCCCTCGAACGTCGGCCTTACGACGGCCGCCGCGTCGTCCCACGGCTCGTGCGTCCACGCGCGGTGCGCCTTCGCGGTGAAGCGGAAGCCGGACCGCTTCGCGCCGCGCTTCGCCCACGACTCGGCGGTCTTCGGCGACGCGGGGCGGTAGAACGTGCTGTTGATCTCGACGACGTCGACGAACCGCGCGAGCCACGACAGACGGTCGAAGCCGCGATGCGCGGTGGCGGGATAGGCGATCCCGGCCCAATCGGGATAGTCCCAGCCCGCGACGCCGACGTAGGTCACCCCATGCGGGCGGCCGCCTCCTTCGGCGCGAGCTTCGCGTAGATCCGGTCGTGGACGGGCGTCTCGATGCCGAGCGCGTCTCCGATCCGGACGACCGCGCCCGTCCAGTCGTCGAGCTCCGAGGGCCGGCCGGCGGCGATATCGCGCTGCAGCGAGGACGTTCCCGAGGGAGAAAGTCCGGAGACGAAGGCGAGCGCCGACGCCACGGCATCGTCGGGGAGCGCGACCCCACGCGCGCGGCCAAGCTCGAAGATCTCGCGCATCGCCCCCTCGAGCATCGCCCAGAGCTCGGGGCTACCGCGCATCGTGCCGAGATCGGCGTCGGCGAAGGCGCCGACGCCGCCGACCGGTACGACGAAGAGGAACTTCTGCCACAGCGCGACGTGGATGTCCTTGGGGATCTCGGCGGAGATTCCGGCATCGCGGAACGCCTGACGCAGGCGGCGCGTGCGCGCACGCACACGGCCGTCGAGCTCGCCGAATCGGATGAAGTTCGTGGAGCCGACGCTCACGATCCGCCCGGGGCCGTCGACGCGGGTGATCGTGCCGCAGAGCCCGCCCATGACGCGGTCGAGGCCGAGCGCCGAGGTGAGGCGGTCGACGGTCTCGACACCGTTCTGGAGCGGGACGACGACGGCGCGCCGGCCGAGGACCGGCGCGAGCCCTGCGGCGACGGCGGCGACCTGCCACGACTTCACGCCGAGGATCACGACCTGCGCGTCCCGGATGGAAGCGAGGTCGTCGGTGGCGTCCTTCGGCCTCACGACGGTCGTCGCATCGTCGGTGACGAGCGTGAGACCGCGATCGCGGATCGCCGCCAGATGCGCGCCGCGCGCGATGAAGACGACGTCGTGGCCCGCCTGCGCGAGACGCGCGCCGAAGTACCCTCCCGCGCCGCCCACGCCGACGACCGCGATGCTCATCGCGCGCTCAGAACCGGAGCGACAGGCAGCTGAGGCCGCCGTCCATCTTCTGGAACTCCGACATGTCGAGGGCGACGACCTCGAGGCCGGCCGCCTCGACCGCGCGCCTCGTCTTCAGGAATCCGCCGGCGAGCAGCACACGGCCGCCGATGGCGACGGCGTTCGCGGCATACGTCTCGTCATCGGGCACCGTGACCCTCTCGTACCCCTCGAACGCCGGATCCCGGGCGAGCGCGTCGACGGCGAGCAGGCGCCGACCGCCGAGCCACGCCATGCCGCTCTTGAGGTGGAGGAGCCCGTCCGCTCGCCGCACGTCCGCGATCCGCACCGCGAACCCCTGGCGCGCCAGGATCTCGCCGAGCTGGCGCGCGCCCTCCTCGTCCGTGCGCGACGAGAGGCCGATGAAGAACGTCTCGCCCGCCGCGCAGACATCGCCGCCGTCGACCGAGCCGGGTGCCTCGATCGCTCCGGCGATCGGGACGCACGACGCGATGGTGCTCCGGAGCGAGGCGACCTCGCCGGCGCGGCTCTTCGCCCCCGGCCGCATGAGGACGGCGCCTCCCGGCGTCATGACGGCGACGTCCTCGACGAACGTCGCGTCGGGGAATGCCGCGTCGGGCGCCGCGGTCACGACCGCCACACCATGGTGCGCGAGCGCCCCGGCGTAGCGTCCGTGCTGCTCGAGCGCGCGGGCGAAGTCGGGCGCGCCGAGCCCCGCCGTCGTCAGGCCGTCGGCGAAGTTCGGCGTGGGAGGACGGACGATGGCATTTTTGAAGACCGGTTCGCTCTTCATCAGGAGCGAAGGATAGCGCCGCTCTTGGTATCGTACGCCGCTCATGGCGAAAACCGACCGTCCCTCGCTCGATCCGATCTTCCGCCCGCGCTCGGTCGCGGTGATCGGCGCCTCGCGCCGCCCGCACACGATCGGCCGCGAGATCCTCGCCAACCTCGCGGGGTTCGAGTTCACGGGGCCGGTCTATCCGGTCAATCCAGGCGCGACGTCGATCCACTCGATCCCGTGCTATCCGTCGATCGGCGCCATCCCCGGTCCCGTCGATCTCGCGATCGTCACCGTTCCGAAGGAAAAGGTCCTCGAGGTCGTCCACGCTTGCGGCCGGAAGAAGGTCGGCGGCCTCGTCGTCATCACGGCGGGCTTCAAGGAGATCGGCGGCGACGGGCGCTCGCTCGAGGCGGCGCTCAAGGCGGCGGTGCGGAAGTACCGGATGCGGATGGTCGGCCCGAACTGCATGGGCGTCGTCAACACCGAGGAGAACGTCCGCTTGAACGCCACGTTCGCGGCGACCGTCCCGGTGCGCGGGAACGTCGGCTTCGTCTCGCAGTCGGGCGCGCTCGGCGAGGCGATCCTCGCCGACGCCGCCGACAACGGTCTCGGCGTCGCGATGTTCGTCTCGATGGGGAACAAGACCGACGTCTCCGGCAACGACCTCCTCGAGTACTGGGAGGACAATCCGGACGTCCAGGCGATCCTCATGTACCTCGAGTCGTTCGGCAACCCGCGGCGGTTCACGACGATCGCGCGCCGCATCACGCGCAAGAAGCCGATCGTCGCCGTGAAGGCGGGCCGGACGGCGCGCGGGGCGCAGGCGGCTTCGTCGCACACCGGCTCGATCGTCGCGCTCGACACCGCCACCGACACGCTCCTCGAGCAGTGCGGAGTGCTCCGCGTCTCGTCGATGGAGGAGATGATCTCGCTCGCGCAGGCACTCGCCAATCAGCCGGTCCCGAAGGGCGGCCGCATCGCGATCGTGACGAACGCGGGCGGCCCGGGGATCCTCTGCACCGACGCCCTCATCGGGGCGGGCCTCACGCTCGCCGAGCTCGCGCCGAAGACCCGGAAGGCGCTCGCCAAGGCGCTGCCGCCGGAGGCGTCGACCGCGAACCCGGTCGACATGATCGCGTCGGCGGACGCCGCGCGTTATCGCGCGGCGCTCGACCTCGTGAAGAAGGATCCCGGCGTCGACGGGATCGTCGCGATCTTCGTCTCGCCGATCATGATCGACGCCTACGAGGTCGCGGGCGCGATCGCGATGGCCGCCGACGGCACGAAGCCGGTGCTCTCGGTCTTCATGGGCAAGCAGCGGAGCGCGGAAGGGGTCGCGTGGCTGCGCGACCGGCGCGTGCCGGTTTACCGGTTCCCCGAGGATGCCGCCGCGGCGATGGTCGGCCTCGCCCGCTACCGCGAGCTGCGCGACCGCCCGGCCGGTAAGACGGTGAGGTACAAGGCGGAGCCGCGTCGCGCGAAGAAGGCGATCGCCACCGCTCGCCGCGCGGGCCGCACGATGCTCGCCGCCGACGAGGTGCGCGAGGTTCTCACCGCGTACGGCCTGGCGCTGGCGCCATCGGCGCTCGCCTCCTCGGCCGGCGAGGCGATCGACGCCGCGCAGGAGTTCGGCTACCCGGTCGTTTTGAAGGCGTCGTCGGCCCGCATCTCGCACAAGTCGGACGTCGGCGGCGTCAAGGTCGATCTCAGGAACGCGGACGAGGTGGGCCAGGCGTACCGCGATCTCGTCGGCCGCCTCCGCAAGGCCGACCCGAAGATCCGTGTACAGGTCCAGCCGATGATCACGGGCGGCCGCGAGACGATCCTCGGCATGACGCGCGACCCTCAGTTCGGGCCGGTCCTCATGTTCGGTCTCGGCGGCATCTTCGTCGAGGTCATGAAGGACGTCGCGATCCGCATCCACCCGCTCACCGACGTGACCGCGCGCGGGATGATCGAGCGCATCAAGGGCTTCCCGCTCCTCGCCGGCGCGCGCGGCGACGTTCCGGTCGACCTCGCCTTCCTCGAGGAGTCGCTCCTCCGCCTCTCCCAGCTCGTCGGCGACCTCGAAGACGACCTCGCCGAGCTCGACCTCAACCCGCTCATCGTGACGAGCGACCGCAAGCGCTCGTTCATCGTCGACGCGAGGATCGCGCTGACCGCGAAAAGCTAGGGTTGAGCCGGCGCCGTTCTAGGCCGAAGCGGGGTTTTCCGCTTAAACTCGTGCGGTCCTCATGCGGGGACCGGTGGGCTCGGGATGGCATGGATCCGGGAGGCGATCGGCGCGCTCGTCGACATCGACGGCACGCTCGTCGACGTGGGGCGCGGAGCGGTGCCCGGCGCGGCGGCGTTCCTCGACCGGCTCCACGCCAGGGCCCTCCCGTACAAGATCTGCAGCAATACGTCGCGGCGGTCGCGCGCCGACGTCGTGCGCGCGCTCGCGGACGACGGCCTGCGGGTGCGCGCCGGTGACATCGTGCTCCCCGCGCTCCTCGCGAGGCGCACGATCCTCGACTCGGGCGCGCACCGCGCGCAGCTCCTCGTTCCCGAAGCGTGCGTCGCGGATTTCGCGGGGATCGAAGCGGTCGAGGAGGGAGGGGATTGGGTCGTCGTCGGCGACCTCGGGCGAGGGTTCACCGCCGACCGTCTCGACCCGGCGTTCCGCGCGCTTCGCGACGGAGCGCGCCTCCTCGCGCTGCACCGGAACCTCTCGTGGTACGCGGGGCCCGAGCGGGGATGGGTGCTCGACGCGGGGGCCTACGTGGCGGCGCTCGAGCAGGCGAGCGGTGCCGCGGCAATCGTCGTCGGGAAGCCGGCCCGCGCGTTCTTCGACCTGGCGCTCGCCGATCTCGGCCTGCCGGCCGCGGACGTCGTCATGATCGGGGACAGCATCGAGAACGATTGCGTCGGGGCGGCGGCGGCCGGCTGCCGGACCTGCGTCGTACGCGGCACCGCGTTTCGCGCAGAGACCCTCGCCGCTTCTCCGGTCCGCCCCGACGTCGTCGTCGATTCGGTCGACGACCTCACACCCTGAGGATCAGAAACCGATTCCCACGCTGACGTGCGGCAGGTTGAGGCCGATCCCGAAGTGGGGGCCGCCGTAAGGGGCCGGACCGTAGTACGGAGCCGGCGGATAGGCCGGCGCCGGCGCGTAATACGGCGCGTAGTAGCCGCCGTAGTAGGCCGGCGGCGCGACGACGACCGGGCCGTAGTACGGCGCGTAGTAGCCACCGTAGTAGCCGCCGTGCACGTGATAGCCGCCGCCGTAGTAGCCGTGGGAGTGGCCGTAGCCGCCGCCGTAATAGGCGCCGCCCGTGTGATAGCCGCCACCGCCGTGGTAGCCGCCACCGCCACCACCGTGCCAGCCACCGCCACCGCCACCACCGCCGTGATAGCCGCCACCACCGTGATAGCCGCCGCGCCCCTGGGCTGCCGAAGCCGAGGACGCCGACATGCCGAGCACGAGCGCCGGGATCGCCAAGGCCGCGGCGAAGCGGAGCAGACGAGAGTGAATGGATCGAGCGTACATCTCAGTCCTCCACGTTGATTTCCGCGGAAACCGATTGCGAGGTCCGGGCCAAGACCGGGAATCCGGAAGAACGCCCCTTTTCACGGAGCGGTCCGCTGCCGAGGACGCGGCGCTGTCCTCCTCAGTGGGCGAGGACCCAATCCGCGATCGCCTGGATGACGGCGGGGTCGACGTTTCCCGGGATCCCATACTCGGCGCCGGTCGACTCCTTCTGGACCTTCATGAAGAGGTGGTTGAGGCCGGGGAAGCTCCGGTAGGTCACGCGGCCGCCGTCGGTGCCCACCTTCTGCTGAAGGGCGCCGAAGTCGAGGTCCTTCCGGACCTGGATGTCCGCATCGCCCTGGAGGACGAGGACCGGGACCTTCACACTCTGGACCATCGCGGGTACGTCGAGCGCCATGACCTCGCGCCAGTACGCCGGAGGCGCCCCCATGAACGCGGGCGTGTCGGTCTTCGAGGCGTCGCGGATCGCGGTGAAGCGTTCGCGGAGGTCGGCGACGGTGGCGTCGATCTCCTCGTCGGTGCGGCCGGTCAGCTTCGCGCCGTAGCGGGTCTGGTCGATGACGAGCTCGTCGATGGGGCGCACCGCGGGCGCGAGCATGACGACGCCGCGGACCGCGGGGTCGATCGCGGCGACGTGCGGCGCGACCGAAGCTCCCTCGGAGTGGCCGAGGACGAAGACGCGCTTGGGATCGACCCCGGGCGTCGCGCGGAGCTGCGCGAGAGCGACCTGCGCGTCGTCGTAGTACTCCTCCTTGAGCTGGATCGTCCCCAGCTTCGCCGGATCGCGCACGGCGAAGGTGCGCTTGTCGAAGCGCAAGCTCGCGATCCCGCGCGACGCGAGGCCGCGCGCGATGTCCTGGAACGGCTTGTTCGGCCCGATCGTCTCGTCGCCGTCGTGCGCGCCGGAGCCCGAGAGGAAGACGATGCCGGCGACCGGCTTCTCCGACTTCGGAACGGTGAGGACGGCGGGAAGCGCGCCGGCGGCGCTCTTGACCGTCGTCTCCGTCTCGCCGGCGGGACGCGCCGTCGCCGCGGCCGCGGCGGCCGCCGGCTCGTACCCCTTCCGGCGGAGGACGAAGTTCTGGATCGCGACCGTCGCCTGGAGGAGCGCGCCGTCCGAGGCGCGTGCGATGAGCTCCTCGCGCACGTTCGCGATCGTGAGCGCGTAGCTGCGCGTCGCCACCGTCTTTCCCGCGAGCTTGCCGGAGCCGTCGGGACCGCGGTGGACGGTGGCCGGAAACGCCTGGAGGGCCTGCGGCACGACCGCGGTGATCGCCTTCTCCTGATCGGCGCCGAGCCCTTCGAGGCTGCGCGTCAGCACGTCGAGATGGGAGCCGAAGTTGTTGTCGAGAAGGTACGTGGGGCCCTTGGCGTCGATCGTCTCGCTCTTCGCCGGCTCGGCGGCGCCGAGGGGGGTCACCGAGAGCGTGAACTTGTCGCCCGCCGGTGCAGCCTTGAAGACGAGCTGCTGGCCCTGCGCGTCGAGGCTCAGCTCGTAACTTTTGAGGCGGCCATCCTTCGCGAGCAGCGCCGATTGCGTGAGCTTGCCCTCGCCGCCGCCGGGAGGGGTGACCGTGAGCGTGCTCGTCAGCGTCTGCTGCTCCCCGCCGGCGACGCGCCGGGCCTCCTCGGTGCCGATGGCCGTTCCCTTCATGAGGAGCTCGAAGACTTCGGGGGCCGGTGCGGCCGGCTTCGCCGGTGCCGGTGTCGCCGCCGCGCTCGCAAACGGGACGGCGATCGAGCAGACGGCGAGCGCGAAGACGAACGAGCGAAGTGTCATCGGAGCCTCCCGGCGCCAGTGTACCAAGCGCCCCGCCACGCTAAACTGCCGCCATGCGGCGGATCGCTTCCTCATGGGCCTCCTTCGCGGCCGCCGCGTCTGTGGTGGTCGCCGGCGCGTGCGGCAAGACCGGGCCGCTCCGGCCTCCGACGCCGCGCGGCCCACGCGCCCCGGGAGCGGTGGAGGCACGGCAGTTCGGGAGCGGCGTCGAGGTGGCGTTCACCGTCCCTCAGCCGATGGGCAAGGACCCGGCGCAGCAGGTGGCGCGCACGGAGATCCTCCGCGTCGACTATCCGAAGGGTGTGACGGCGGCGAACGACCCCGACGCGTTCCGCTTCCGCGGCACCGTCGTCGCGGAGGTGGGCGCCGACGTCGCCAAGCCCGGCGCGCGCATCGTCGTCCCCGACCCGACGGTGAGCGCCCTCGCCGATCACGGCATCGGGTGGACCCTCCGCTACGGTGTCCGCGTCCGCGACCACCGCGACCGGCCGTCGCCCCTCGTCGTCGCGCAGGACCTGCCGGTCGTGGGCCCGGTCGAGCCGCCGACCGGGCTGAAGGGCGAAGCGACGGCCGACGGCGTTCGCTTGAGCTGGCAAGCGCCGCAACCTGGAGCCGCCGATGCCACGTTCAACGTCTATCGCGGGCCGTCCGACGGACTCCTCTCCGAGCGGCCCGTGAACCTGAAGCCGCTCACGACGCTGACCTACCTCGACCCGACGGTGACGAGCGGCAAGGTCTACAAGTACATCGTGCGGACGGTGGCCGCGACGGCGCCGCCGTACCGCGAGAGCGTCTCCTCCCAGCCGGCGGTCGTCGACGCCTCGGACAAGTTCGCTCCCAAGGCCCCGACCGGTCTCGTCGCGGTGCAGGAGGGAAAGGCGATGCGCCTCCTGTGGAACCCGGGCTCGGAGCCCGACCTCGACGGGTACTACGTCTACCGGAGCGTCGGCGACGGCGGATGGACGAAGCTGAGCGATCTCGTGCACCAGCCCTCGTACCTCGATGCGGCGGTCGAGCCCGGGATGAAGGTGCGCTACCGCGTCACCGCGGTCGATCGCGCCACTCCGCCGAACGAGAGCGAGCCCTCCGCCGTGTCCGAGCAGACGGTTGCCGCCGAGCCCGCGGGGGCACCGTGAGCCATGGGGTCCCGTTCGCGAAAATGTCCGGAGCCGGGAACGACTTCGTCGTGCTCGACGCGTCCACGTGGGGCTCGATCACGGACCGGGTGTCCTGGGTGCGGCGGGTCTGCCGCCGCGGGCTGTCCGTGGGATCGGACGGCGTCCTCGTCGTCGGGCCCGAGGACGGCGGTGTCCGGGTCGTCTTCTTCAATCCCGACGGAGGCGAGGCGTTCTGCGGCAACGGATCACGCTGCGCGGCTCGCTTCGCGGCGGCGCGTGGGATGGCGCCCCGGTCGATGACC is from Candidatus Polarisedimenticolaceae bacterium and encodes:
- a CDS encoding HAD hydrolase-like protein, yielding MAWIREAIGALVDIDGTLVDVGRGAVPGAAAFLDRLHARALPYKICSNTSRRSRADVVRALADDGLRVRAGDIVLPALLARRTILDSGAHRAQLLVPEACVADFAGIEAVEEGGDWVVVGDLGRGFTADRLDPAFRALRDGARLLALHRNLSWYAGPERGWVLDAGAYVAALEQASGAAAIVVGKPARAFFDLALADLGLPAADVVMIGDSIENDCVGAAAAGCRTCVVRGTAFRAETLAASPVRPDVVVDSVDDLTP
- a CDS encoding 2-dehydropantoate 2-reductase gives rise to the protein MSIAVVGVGGAGGYFGARLAQAGHDVVFIARGAHLAAIRDRGLTLVTDDATTVVRPKDATDDLASIRDAQVVILGVKSWQVAAVAAGLAPVLGRRAVVVPLQNGVETVDRLTSALGLDRVMGGLCGTITRVDGPGRIVSVGSTNFIRFGELDGRVRARTRRLRQAFRDAGISAEIPKDIHVALWQKFLFVVPVGGVGAFADADLGTMRGSPELWAMLEGAMREIFELGRARGVALPDDAVASALAFVSGLSPSGTSSLQRDIAAGRPSELDDWTGAVVRIGDALGIETPVHDRIYAKLAPKEAAARMG
- a CDS encoding acetate--CoA ligase family protein: MAKTDRPSLDPIFRPRSVAVIGASRRPHTIGREILANLAGFEFTGPVYPVNPGATSIHSIPCYPSIGAIPGPVDLAIVTVPKEKVLEVVHACGRKKVGGLVVITAGFKEIGGDGRSLEAALKAAVRKYRMRMVGPNCMGVVNTEENVRLNATFAATVPVRGNVGFVSQSGALGEAILADAADNGLGVAMFVSMGNKTDVSGNDLLEYWEDNPDVQAILMYLESFGNPRRFTTIARRITRKKPIVAVKAGRTARGAQAASSHTGSIVALDTATDTLLEQCGVLRVSSMEEMISLAQALANQPVPKGGRIAIVTNAGGPGILCTDALIGAGLTLAELAPKTRKALAKALPPEASTANPVDMIASADAARYRAALDLVKKDPGVDGIVAIFVSPIMIDAYEVAGAIAMAADGTKPVLSVFMGKQRSAEGVAWLRDRRVPVYRFPEDAAAAMVGLARYRELRDRPAGKTVRYKAEPRRAKKAIATARRAGRTMLAADEVREVLTAYGLALAPSALASSAGEAIDAAQEFGYPVVLKASSARISHKSDVGGVKVDLRNADEVGQAYRDLVGRLRKADPKIRVQVQPMITGGRETILGMTRDPQFGPVLMFGLGGIFVEVMKDVAIRIHPLTDVTARGMIERIKGFPLLAGARGDVPVDLAFLEESLLRLSQLVGDLEDDLAELDLNPLIVTSDRKRSFIVDARIALTAKS
- a CDS encoding DUF72 domain-containing protein; its protein translation is MTYVGVAGWDYPDWAGIAYPATAHRGFDRLSWLARFVDVVEINSTFYRPASPKTAESWAKRGAKRSGFRFTAKAHRAWTHEPWDDAAAVVRPTFEGLAPLRASGLLGALLVQFPQSFHWTETNRGRVGRLVDAASGWPVVVETRHVSWDDDAAAAWIHRLGAGWCVVDQPRMSSTAPPRPRVTSEVGYLRLHGRNAANWFAEDAGRDARYDYLYAESELGPLAETARGMSRSAHAVYAIANNHFRGQALANALQLKHLIQGVVPEVPPELVAAYPGLAAITKTAHDRLF
- a CDS encoding alpha/beta fold hydrolase; protein product: MTLRSFVFALAVCSIAVPFASAAATPAPAKPAAPAPEVFELLMKGTAIGTEEARRVAGGEQQTLTSTLTVTPPGGGEGKLTQSALLAKDGRLKSYELSLDAQGQQLVFKAAPAGDKFTLSVTPLGAAEPAKSETIDAKGPTYLLDNNFGSHLDVLTRSLEGLGADQEKAITAVVPQALQAFPATVHRGPDGSGKLAGKTVATRSYALTIANVREELIARASDGALLQATVAIQNFVLRRKGYEPAAAAAAATARPAGETETTVKSAAGALPAVLTVPKSEKPVAGIVFLSGSGAHDGDETIGPNKPFQDIARGLASRGIASLRFDKRTFAVRDPAKLGTIQLKEEYYDDAQVALAQLRATPGVDPKRVFVLGHSEGASVAPHVAAIDPAVRGVVMLAPAVRPIDELVIDQTRYGAKLTGRTDEEIDATVADLRERFTAIRDASKTDTPAFMGAPPAYWREVMALDVPAMVQSVKVPVLVLQGDADIQVRKDLDFGALQQKVGTDGGRVTYRSFPGLNHLFMKVQKESTGAEYGIPGNVDPAVIQAIADWVLAH